The Dromaius novaehollandiae isolate bDroNov1 chromosome 9, bDroNov1.hap1, whole genome shotgun sequence nucleotide sequence AGGTACACTACAGTATGTAATTGGcagatgttttaaaaacacaGGGGAAATAAACTGTACTACAAAGGGGATGTTATTTCAATTTTGCTCAGGGAGCTCTTCTTCTGAAGAGATACTGCTCTCACTACTTTAAGTCAGATACTTTCTGCACTAcacagtgcctttttttccccacactgtAGAAAAGccctttattttctgttctgttgaaAGGCTTTAATCAACTATAAGGCGATTACCATCTTCAGTCTAAATTAAAACATCTAACAGAAGTTGACAGAGACCCATTTGTAGATATATAAAATGTTATCCATTAAACTGTTATCCAACAGTAACTACGCTCAAACCAAAACACTGGCCTGGCTAATGCAGTGACATTCAGGTGAAAAGCTACTGGTTTAGAAACTTCCTTTTCTGTGAGATTGTGAATTAtatagatgggggggggggggggtgagataAAGCAAGAATACAACCAGAGATGCAATTTTAACAGGGTTAAACAGGTCTCTACTCATTTCATACCAAGatattcacattaaaaataacatttagaaGTCTATATGCCTTTTAGCATTTATTACCTGTCTGCTGAATGTATTCTGTACGTGCATCCAGTAGTCCTCAACTGGATCATAGCAGTATATTGCTTTGGTAAGCCCACCAGCAACATAGATCAGATTATTTAAAGACACAGCTGTAATACATCTTTTTGCAATAGGGATAGTTGCACGGAGTAACCAAGAATTAGTATCAGGATCATAAGACTGAACCTGAAAACAAATACATGCATTTGAGCTTAAAAACCTAATCAAAATTACTACCTGGCACACCCACACAGGTTATACAAGTGGAGTCAAAGAAGCAGTACCTTGTGGGCAGTATCTCGAGAAAATGAAGTCAATATAAATATATGTCCATGTATCAATAAtgcttttatacacacacaccatATTCAACATTGTTTTCCTAACACTTAGGTTCAAGTGTTCAGATAGCTCATTTAATGCGTGAAGTCAGTGATAATATCCACCACAGAGACCAAACAAAGTAACTGCGTACTAATGAATTAACATTTTCTACTCTGTATGTTTTATGTTATATCAATTAAATACTCCAGGCAGCAAGCCAGTTGAAACAGGTCTCTGTATGATGTTCTTAAACCAGCATTACCTGTGTGTAGAAAATGGAAGCAAAGACAGTTAACTGACCTTGTCAGAACACGTGTTGTCGTCGGGACCACCCCCGATCACAAACAATTTGCCAACGCAGCTGGTGACTGCTGGAGAGCTTACGGCTTCTTTAAGGGGAGCCACCTCCGTCCATCGATTGGAAAATGAATCATAACACTCTACACTGCTGAGTCGGCTTTGACCATCGTATCCTCCAACGACATACACCTATGCAAAGTGGTGAAAACTATCATTGTTCCATATTTAGAGTAGCATTACATGTCTATAAGAAGTTAATTTAACGCTGCAGGAATCCTAATTTGCTAGGTTTTTGAAGACATACATCCCCTAAAGTTTCAATATAGAAGAAGTTATTCACTCCAGAAACACCACATCTCCACCAACGTTCATTAATGGAATCTCTGTGGGCTGTTGATTCCAACTGTTGGTTTTAtattaaattataaataaataggccttcaaaatgtaataaaaacCTCACATTTTCCTTACAGTAATGTATTTGCTTGCTATTTTCAATATAAAACACTAAGTAAAAGAGCACAGAGATGCcactcagagcagcagcagtttgtgTTAGTAACTGCATGAATGAAGGCAGTGACTTGTAAGTAAAGCTAGCTGAAGATAGTTTTCTATTATGTGGACAAATACTTTTGAAAGCACTTTTGAAGCACAGCCAAATTCTGATGCTTCTTTGCTTCCAGAAAAATTGCTTCTTCAAGCTGGACACTTCAATGGCAAAAAACTGacaaagaaataaataacagaGGGATAAGATGATTTTCATGTCTATGAACAGACTGATTAAGAACATAGTTATTTGCTtccaatattctttaaaaatgttttttaacatAATCTAATAGGGAAGCCATCAAAGTAACACTAAACATTTGCATCTGTTTTCTACATTCTTTTCTTATATTTGGGGACCATATAAGCTAAAATAAGTTATAAATATACTTCTCTTACTTTACCAAGAAGAACAGCCATTTTGTGACGCCATCTGCCTTTATTTAAGGAGGCAACTCTGATCCAAATGTTAAGCTGAGAGTTATAAATCCACACATCCCGGCTATTGATTCTTccacctttaaaaacaaaaatatgccaGTTTATCTTGAATAAATTCATTATTTAACAAGAAAGGCTTACAATTAACATACTGCTATACAGGGGACAATGAAAGTGTTATGTCCTTTTTAGGTGACAAAAGATCTAGCTTTATGTTAGATTTAAAAAGTCAATTTCAGTGGATGTGTCAGACCCAAATACACAGGGGTAAGTTATTTTACTCATGTCAGTCTTCCATGTAACATACTGATACTGCATTAAATTATTTCTTGAGACTGGAATGTATTTCAATGGCTTTTTGCCCATGCTCTTCAGATTTCCTGGAGCGTCACTACTTGGATGTGACCACCTACTTTAACCATGTGTGTCTTATGAGGCACATCCCTAACACTAGCTGTTGCCCTCCATTCAGTTTGTGCGTACATCTCCCTCTTATTGTTGAAATGATAAAAGGTAGAACAAATCTGAGAAGTATGTTAGTTTACCCACAGAAACTATTTGGCTCAGTATTCAGTCCATCAGCTGTCAGCACTGAACTATATAATTTACCCTTGCTAAGACACTGAATGAGGGGTGTTTAAAACCTGACAGCTACTGCTTATTTCATTGGAAGAGGCTGGTGTAAATGGATCCCCACCTCAGGCGGGGAAAGTCAAAAGGGGGTTGTTTCCATTGGACATTCCTGTGCTGAAAAGAAGCTTTAACTGTTTTCCCTTTGGAATCCAGGCAGCCGTACAATAGAAACTAGGCACCAGCAACATACCAGTGCTGCACTGCTCCTAGGCAACTGCTGTTTTTACCAGCAGACACCACCTTTTGTTGCAGATAAAATGCTGCTGGGAAAATACTGCTTGTGATTTTTTGCTTGTAATTTTTCCAACTATTGCTTTTCCAAATGTTGCTGCAAACAGGCCACTACGGCATTTTAAAGCAGCTTGCTTAAGCAGCCTCAAGGAGCATATCCGCACCTCCTTAAATACAATTGATACATTGGTCTCAGCTGTAAAAGAAATTGTTGATTAAAACCAAAAATCCCAGAAAACACTTGTGGCTCCAAAAAGATTGGTCCAGGGTTTGTGTTCACCATTTCCATCAGCAAGTGACTTTCAACAGAGCTTCTGGAAGTTGAAAGTGTGAAGATCTGTCATAATacttttaaaagtaaagaaaatagagTCTTAAATTTCTTAGGATTATTCACCTGAAACAAGAATATCATTCCGTAGAGCACACACTGCATATTCAGACTTGGTAAACTCTGGAAGTTTAGCCAGTGACTTCCACTCTCCTGTTACAGGATCGTAGCACTCAGTATATGGCAAATTAAACCCTCCAACTCGTTCACAGCCTCCAACAACAACTATCACCTCAGAATAACCAGTTGATCTAAAAAAGCgaaaacagaaaactaagataTAGAAGTTATTTATTAATACATGGAGGGAGGCCAAACAACACTGTTTTCAAATATACTATGAAATCAGAAAATTTACTATTTAATGCAACATTAacttctatggaaaaaaaaacaaaagcacaaaaaacaCCACTTAAACGGTTCCAGTTTTTCAGCGTTTCCAGGTGTCTCATCATATAGCAGGTTACCACACCAGCAGGTTTTCCGTGTAAGTGGTAGAGTCACACTGCACAATGTCCTCTGtaaaaatcaaacatttaaaaatacaataagcCCTTActctttaataatatttttcctttaactgGGTATGTAGAGGTATCAGAAAAAGCTGAAGCAAGGCCTGTGCAAATCTGGTGCAGAACTTCAATACTGGATCCTCCATActgaaatgattttgttttcctgctcAATTTTAGAGAATTTATTATAGTAGTGTACATTGTGCAAGTATTTAAAAAACCTACAATACCTTCAAAACACTGTAGGGGATTTCCTGAAAAAAGCTGAAGGCACAgcgtcaaaggaaaaaaagaagttaaaaaaaacgCACGTAGAGCTAATACACAGTTAAAAAACCAATGCATCAAAAAGTGATAAAGTAGCATAGTGATAGAAGGAAACATGAAGGACCTGAAACAAAATCTAAAACCTGATGTGAAGAATTAAACAGTCAGTATACAGAATTAAGCCTTTAAACTCTGTTCAATACTCTCGTTCACCTTGTACTTGACTTCATGGGAAAACCTGATACCTCTGCATTACACATACTGTGTTTACATAAGAACAGCAAATCACATTGTATTTTATTCAATGTAAGAATGTAAAAATGTTGAGAATCCAACAACCATCTTCTATATATAAATCAAATTAGGTCTCAATCCTATTCCTTCACTCAAATTCATAATTTCTTATAGGCATTTACCAAAATCCTCCCTTTTTGGGGCTTTTCCAAATCAAATAAGCATGTACTGGTAAGACTATTTCACAGATTGCTGCCTAATAATCAACTAAAAATGAATGGAAGATTGactttatttttagaaatccTTTTTGTCGTGTTGTGCTTTAACTTTGATCCCCATATGAACACAGATTTCATTTACCAttgctgatttctgtagtcctctctaggaaaaaaaaaaaagacttgcatTGCCTTGTGACTGCGTTTGAAATAAAAGTGGCATGATCTGTCCACAGTCTTCCTAACGTATTAATTTATAGACATACTAACAAATGTTGATGACATTTTCCCCATTTTGaactactaagaaaaaaaaagtagctattCTATCTCCTTGTCACCGCACGCTGTAAATTAAATACATCTTTCTACTCAAAATACTTAAGGCAATGATAAATGGTAATACATATCttcattatattattttatagTGCATCTGAGGAAGTACATTTACAAACCTCAGctagtcagaagaaaaacaactgcTCAGATGCTGGTGTGTTCACTGATACTACATTATCTGCTTTTCTGAGGGGCAACTTTGGAAAGGCTCCTTCCAAGGGTAACGGGAAGAACCCTCTGCACCTGCAAAGCACTGCTCAGAAAAGGGTTTCCTTAACAGCAAGATACTCAGCTCCCCACTTCCCTTACAGGCAAGCCCAACTACACCACCTAAACATATATACAAAAGAGGTTTGTCTCCCGCTTACTTTTCAAGATTAGAACCAAGGCCTCCACTTACTGTAAAGCCTACTGTATGGGATTGttaaccttttaaaaacaaataaactgcAGTCTTCGGTTGGAAAGGTCTCCTCGTGAATTGCAAAGAGAAGTTCTGCTCTTCAAAGGAAGTAACAATTTCATGCAATATTCTAAATCCACAGATGGACAAAAATTTTTAGTATCTAGATAGCCATAtcctttctttagaaatattttctctgctgCATTTTCTTGAAAGTCTTGCATTGTAGAGCTTTTGAGGTTACTTCTGAACTATTTTTTGCAGATGATAGAGGGcacatcagttaaaaaaataaaaatgcacagaATACACATAAAGAATTTACAGGCAAAAGCTAATTccagggtgggggggaaaaaagctatgGACAGATGTAAATGAAGATTTGAAGAAGATGGGATTCTCAAAGAAGCTCTGATCTCAACCAGTGGTATAAGAAGTCGTTCTTGTAGCCCTGAGAAGAAATACTGTGAGACTAGTAATAGAGGTGAGCTAAAACAAATGCCAGAGAGATTGCAGAAAAATTTTAACCTCAGGAGACCAATTACAAAGATTTGAGGATTTTGGTAAAtcactgcttttcttctgttaacTCACTTTTGTGTAGCAAATGCGATAACAGACAGAAAtgtaaagtgaaataaaaaagtcATCTCCTTTGCGGGAAAAATAAGGAACcacataaaaactttttttaaaagcagctagAAAGGACGTGTTCACATGTATAAATACAGTAACTTATAACCAATTAAAGTGGACACTAGTATGTTTTGATCAGACATCCTTAAAGGAATTGTATGATGAAGGAACTCGCAACATTATGAACATTTAAAGATATTCAAAGCATAAAGAATTAAgtgcctgttttgttttgcatatggAGATTTGTTATTGCCCACTGCTTGATCTTGGCTTGGAGATTTGCTATGCAACCCCAGCAGTAGAGGCCAAGAGAGGCTTAAGAGGAGTGTGAGAGACAACCTCAAGATGTCACTGTGTCATTGCAAGTGCACAACTGAAGCGACCTTCCAGAGGCCTCCTGCATTTGTCAGTGATGCCCAGTGGCACACGACGAAGAGCAGCCAGGCAACTGTTATCCCACACTTTAACTTTTAGTTCATGTAACTCTTCattggcttcaaaaaaaaaaaaataaaacccaagaaAACAACACTGAAATTGCAGTCCAcactgttcttaaaaaaagagaggagggTTTGAACATACTTTATCCATAGATGCATACATAGCCATGTAAGAAACCACAATTCACTTCCCaaagtttcagttaaaaaaagtTTGGGAATTCCTGATCCTGcacctttcctttcctgtcagaaacatcttatattaaaaaaaaaaggggggggggagcaagaaagaaaagggaaagtgcTCTCAGATGTCCCCTCCTCCCAACCCCCTCCAGAAATGGCCAGAAAAAGTGTAGTAAAGACACGGGGGAATGTGGTAGCCATTTAAGAACATGATCTCTTTTTGCTACAGGCAGCAGAAACAAATGACCCAGAACTATTCCGTGAGTGTAAtatagaaaaggggaaaaaatgcctgCTGGGAGGCCAGCCAGTTCTTCTCTCTATAAATTACTTCTCTTGTTGCTGCCTACTCCAATTCACAGTGCAGTTTAAGTTCAGCAgtaaaagccaacaaaaaaaccaccaaaacctAAACATAAAATCCCCCAccaagttattttatttataaagtagTTTGCTGAAGTGCTACAGTGAGGCTATAGAGTTTCTCaagtacatatacatatatatatatatatatcacgtACTTAGACAGAACTGTTAGGTGTAAGTGTATTTGCTTTATCAAATCAAGGAATAAACTGAACCCCCCTGAAATAGCATCGAAATCTACCTCCCCTCACAGACATGCACACTCAAACGGACAAGGGATTTGGTCTGAATCCTCAGACCACCACGATCCCCCCTCAGGCCCAGGCTTAGGGtatgaaatgcttcagaaatatgACAGCACCCATTTCCACGGGCCACGGCGTGGGCGTTCCCAAAGACCCCTGCCTGGCAGCACACAGTTTTGAAGAGCTGGCAGCAGGGCAGCAAGGAGTTCAAGTTTCTTCTCTCATGGACTAGACAGCAAGATTAGAGACTGGAAAGCCACTGAGGGGGCAAATGCTTGCCAAGTGCTTCTTCCCCTACAAGAAAGCTTGTAACACATGCCAAAAAAGTGACTGTTCCCTGCACCATCACTATACAGCAATCAGATATGACTAAGAATAAACAAAAAGGAATAGCTTGTAAGACGCTCTAACAGTTTGTCCAGACCAGATCATTGCATCACTTTAACATAACACGTgattttaaaactgcagtttAAAACAGGTTGAGTCAATTAACAATAAACTATCATGTGAAAGTAAGGCTTttattgggaaaatatttttcagaaagaaaattaccATAACCAGCATTGCCCATAAATGCTGCTAATGGACTTTTCctcatttcctgctgcagcttcCAGGCATCATTCCTACTTGCATAAAGCATTATTAAGAAGTAGCAATTGTGGATTATTACAATGTCATGGTAGAAGCATAAAGTATTTCAAGAACTGTTccataattctttaaaaatgcaagattTAGTTACTTCCAGAATATGGTGTTTGGTGTTAGTCTATTATAATTCTACACAGCAGATCTGTAAAGCAGTTTGAGACGTAGCAAGTGCATGTCCCGAATGAATAACCTCATCCCTACTCTTTATAATGCTTTGTACACCTACACGATTTTGTTATAAGGAAGAAAGGAGGTTGGGAAATGGAATGGGTTACTTGTTGTGGCataataaattgtttttaaaatgctgcagTTCAGTTGTGTAAAATAACTTTAGATTCATGTAGCAAGCATtaacatttagaaaatattttacttgcaaggtaaaataatttcatttacatGAGCAGTCTCATGTATCTCATACCAGTAAAACGATCTGTGCAAAAACCTGACCTATTTACCTTTTCTAGACACATAGGGGCTTGAGCTGTTGGGGGAAAGAGTACAGAAATATAACCAGAGTGCTccataatgtaaaataaaatcattttcaaaagacatttttctggGCATGTGTATATCAAACATCTGTACATCAAATCATGTCCTTCTACCAcagaaatggggggagggggaggttcCTCACCTGCGTGGCCTAGTTCTGGGAGACATCATCTCATTTCCAAGGATATGGTACCGCCTGGCCTCGTGCAGCAGCTGGTAACACTCCGGGGAGTTCTGAATCAGCTGGTCCACCTCCACCGTCTGCACGAAGTAGTTGGGGTGCAGCAACGGGAGCCTGACGTGTGTCAGAAGTTCATGCAACACCGGTCTTCTCAGCTCAACTGCCCGGTACACCCAGCGCATGACAGCCTCAAACACCATCTCTTCCTTGCTGATCACCAGTTCGTCGCTGCAGATGTAATCGATAAGCTCATCTTTCCCCAGCTCGAGAAATTCCTCATGCTGGGACACATCCTCAAATGTCTGCAGCGCAAAATTCCTGCACTTGGTGAACAGCGTCTTGAGCGAGTGTGTATCTGCAAAACgctggattcccaggcaattgCACGGATCCAGCTGTTCTTCCAGGAACTTGGCACAGGCGTCACGCAAAACACTAATCTGAAAGAGACTTGATGTTTCAAAGAGATACTGCACATTCTCAGTAGTGATTTTCACCTTGCCAGTGTACACATACTGTAAAAAGCAATCCATAGCTTCAGCAAAAATACCGTTGATCTCCACTAACATCTCTCTGCTTTCCCTGTGATCATTGCAAAACATAGCTCTGAAGTAGCTACTGCAGGCGGAGAGCACCGCTCGATGGCAGGGAAACTCTCTTCCTTCCACACAGATGATGACATCAGTAAACAACCGGCTGTCTCGAAATTCATTGAAGATCTGGAGGATGCTTTCGGCGTGGGATGATCCCGAGGAGAAGTCAAAAAACTCATGGCCTGACAACGATTTTGGGTCCATTTCAAAAACTTTCCGCTTGGTTGCAGGGGAATCTCGTATCCCGCTATCCTCTCTATTCAGTCGGCGTCCCAAGATTAGTACCATTGTTACATCGGTTGGCTATAGAGTCATTGAGAAAAGTTTGCCGAGTGCCTCCTTCGCGGTGCTACagtcagaaaaattaaaacagtattCAGGCCGGCACGTCCGTCATTCCATAACACGAATTAGACAGCACACTTGTTTGGTCACtctaaaaaaatcagtaaagctTTTGACCTTGACTAGAAGCGACACTGTGTTACCGGACAAAGGATAAATTGCCTTGTGCAGGGCAGCAGAGCATTACAATTTACCTGTTAGATATATAATACATTGAAGATAGATAAACCAAGAACCCAACACATCACCCAACTGACATAAGCTAAGGGCTTCCCTGGATAAAAATCTAAAGCTTGAGCTTATCtcatttttcagtgtaatactcACTTCAGCTGGAGCCTCCAAGTACTACTATAATAGCagcaattaaaaaggaaaaagaattttcAGAATAGAAATATAGTTGAggtgaaagaaaaatcacttgtTTTCATTATAAAGTCCATCATAATAAAGTCTTACAATACTAGCATTTAATAACGTTTAGTTATCTCAGTGAACAACCTTGACTACAAAAACCAGAGGTTTGTTCTTGCTTAGCATCTAAAAATTAGTTTGCTGATAATCTAAGATTCAATTAAAAGTGAATGCAGACTGCTAATACACAAAAACACATGGAATAAGTACGTGTAAATGAGATGTTAGAGTACAATGAAGAAGCTACAGGAATAAACACGAGAACAGGCTGAAGAAAGGTTACACTTGTTTGTGTGAAAACTAGTGCATCTGAAAGTAAGGATCAAGGACAACTTACTGAGggaaagaatattttctgttttctaaagtaCTCCTAGCAAAAAATTATTAGCAAGTTTTTTGCTCAAAGGCTTTCCAATTTCAAATAGATAGTGTTCAACCTTCCCTCTTCCAACATGCACACAGAATATTATTAAGGTTGCAAAAATGAAGTAGTTATATGTTAGCAAATGCCAAAATTAAAGTTTGTGGGTGAATAAAATGCAGCTGATTTGGCAGATACTGCCTATTACAGGTAATATGATCATCCCTCCTAGCAGCAATAGCGTTTTTTTGTCACTCCTTAACTTGGAAATAACCTGGATGAACGTCCACCAAAATATACTGCGGCAACACTACCATACGAGCAAAAGACTGGACAAAATGCCCACACATGTCTAACACAGATATATTCTAAATGCatggggtttgggtttttcttttttttttttttggcttgcatGTCCAGGAGGATGTGTACTGAGTTATTTTAGAACTtgtggaaaggattttttttaagcttccaaGAGATTATATTCGTTTTCTCTCAATCCCCGCTTACCCAGGCAGTAAACGTTAGTTTCTAACAGCAATCTCATTTCCTGACACGCTAGCATCTTTACAGCCCCTATTACCCAACCCGAGCCTGGCAACATCATTGCTTAATATAGAACACAATAAAccatgctttttttaaacagctctttTACACGGCACCTTTAAAAGGCACCATCTTAACAAAGAGCGAAGAAAGAGCACACGCTGTACACCTAGTCACTGAGGGAAAGTGCTTTAAAACTATTATTTTCTATACAATTTATATAAACTTGTACACACATATTTACAAGGTGGTTTTCTAGTGTGGCTCATTTAGCctacaaaatatttcattgtaaTTTGAATTACAATGGCATCAGCTGTCATTTTGTTGCCTGAAAAACACTGTTGCAATGAACTTCACTGATTGCTTCAGGGCAACTTTGTTAGATAACAGGGCAGCATTAGGTAGTCTAATCTATAGCTGCTATTCAATCCAGTGTATTTTGCAACCACGTTATCCAGTAATGACCTTGGCCAGATAATAACAAAAAACCACCCCCCAAAACCAGGATCACCAGTTGTCTTGCTAACAGCCTAACCCTTATATTGATCTTCATCTGCAATTAATTCCATGCTACCCAGCATGAAAAAGCGGGCAGAAATGAAGCTTACGTcagtaacaggaaaaggaaatgtaactatgaaaaataaatataaactcTAAAGGTTTGATTGTGGTGTCACAGATTTAAATCAGAATAACTTCGTTAAAGTTAGTGGAGCTTTTCCAAAGCAAGGCTAGCCTGAAATCAGAAATGGGACACTGGCATATAGCACGACAGGGCAAAAAACCTGTGACTacataagaaaaagcttgaaGAGTCAATCTTTCTCATTATGTGACAACTTGTGACTTGGGAAGATCATACATAATGCAATCATTAATAAATGGAAATAAGGCCTTTAGGTTATGACTGCTCACCAAAGGAAGCAAGGTGTCTTCTTTGTGCTTGGAACGTGGAATAACAAAGTCAGCGGTCAGCAAATaatttatgtcattttttttaaatgttccagtggtttaaagaaatgagaaagatcCACAGAGTAGAAACTAGTTAAGGGGATAAATACTGCAACTGAACAAGTAAGagggcagaaaggaaaaagaattacaTTCCACTGCAGAAATGACTGCTTTTGAAGACACTATGCTTCAGTTTCTATccacttaaattaaaaaaactggCCTGTCACTATCTCCAATGCAGGAAGGAATAAATTACTTCTGCAGGTTTGCTTAAGCAAAGCAATTTTACAAGACAATCAGTAACACTATCAGCAGTTCAGCTCTATCAGAGCATATGTACTGACTTCTTGCAAACCTTGCTCTGGCAGTTTAAAATGTTGCCGCTTCCAGCTGCCTGCCCCCTCCTCCTGGCTGCGGTTACAGCCCCCCACCAGAACAGCAGGAGGGGATTTGTGCCCCACTTTTAGCTGCTCCAGTGTGCAGAAGTGGGCAAAATGTACAAGACAATATACCCATCTGCAGCTTCAGTGCACGTAAAGTTATGTGGACATGCCTACGGACTTCATTAGAAAGCACCAACATTTAGAGAGTTTAACATTCAGATCTCTTCACTAAGTTTAAATGAAGGGTAAGCAAGACAGGACCTTAAACACATCACAGAGCCTATCCCTTCAgtaaactgcaaaagaaaaacaaatcacacTTTCAATCAACAAGTTatcaaaatgctttacaaatacaGACAGAGTTCCTGCATGAATGTtacctgcacacacacatccctatGGGCTTGTCTGCACAAGAAGTTGCACAGAAATAATTGAGAGCCCTGACTTAGAGACCCTTAAGTGAGGTCTCTAAGATGTTTGCCCTGGCACCTCATACCAGTAAACCCTTCTTCCAGAGCTTATGTACTTTTACGTTGCATTCACTGCACTCCTCCATCCTCCACTGCAATATCCTCATGTGTTTTACCCCTCTCCTTTCACCTGCAACTCTGGCAATGCCCAGTGATTGTTGGTAGGGCTGGTTTTCTGCCAACCTGGCCCTCTAGCACCAGAGCTGACAGAAAGAAGCAGAGGCATCGCGCAGCCAGTGCTGGGGACAAGGCCCTTCACAACAGCGAGCCACCAGGTGTGCCCGAGCCCCATCCTCCAGCCTCCTCCCAGGTGCAGTTTCAAGCCGCTGAGGCTGCACTGCTGCCAGCGGAGGTgccaccccctgcacccaggcCCACCGCGACGGGGCGGCGAGACGGGCGAGCTGCGAACTCGCAGCCGCCCTGGGGAAGGGCAGGAACCGCGCTCGCGGCACAGCACCGGCCTGCCGCAGCCCAACGCGCTCCCGGTGCGGCACGCTGCCTGCGCGGCTGGGTTTGGCTGCCGGGAGCTTGTAAGGACGTCCCTCGACAAGGAGTGCAGACGCGTCATGTTTACTGTTACCTGGTACAACGCTCCTAACAGGGCCTCCAAGgtgacacaaaataaataaataaataaataaaaatgatgttttcGCTTGAAGCCTTATGACCAAAATTAACCAGACCTCAGTTACAGTTATCTTGCTTGTGATTTCAGGTAACATGACCAGCAAATGTGCCTTACCTCAGATGTTTGGTTACCACAAAAATCAGAGTCAATAAACTCCCAGTTTCTTACCTACTTCAACACATTAGCTAAAACCACAGCatgtgttcttgtttttttgttttagatgacaggagggaaaaagaaaaaagccccatAACATTTCCCtccatcaaaacaaaacaaaacagagaatttcttttgcttttttctttctctgcgatacaaaaaagatcaaaaagTTGTTGGTTCTAAAGGATTTTTTCTAGTTCTTCCTGTTTTACAGTAGAAATTAGGTTTGGCATGCCTTTAGATGACTGAAGTCTTTAAGACAACTAAGAAttagaaaacaataaaatgaacAAGCTCATTGAAGTGGTAAGGCATTAGCTGcactgcagaaatatttaatgttaaattaatgtaaa carries:
- the KLHL24 gene encoding kelch-like protein 24: MVLILGRRLNREDSGIRDSPATKRKVFEMDPKSLSGHEFFDFSSGSSHAESILQIFNEFRDSRLFTDVIICVEGREFPCHRAVLSACSSYFRAMFCNDHRESREMLVEINGIFAEAMDCFLQYVYTGKVKITTENVQYLFETSSLFQISVLRDACAKFLEEQLDPCNCLGIQRFADTHSLKTLFTKCRNFALQTFEDVSQHEEFLELGKDELIDYICSDELVISKEEMVFEAVMRWVYRAVELRRPVLHELLTHVRLPLLHPNYFVQTVEVDQLIQNSPECYQLLHEARRYHILGNEMMSPRTRPRRSTGYSEVIVVVGGCERVGGFNLPYTECYDPVTGEWKSLAKLPEFTKSEYAVCALRNDILVSGGRINSRDVWIYNSQLNIWIRVASLNKGRWRHKMAVLLGKVYVVGGYDGQSRLSSVECYDSFSNRWTEVAPLKEAVSSPAVTSCVGKLFVIGGGPDDNTCSDKVQSYDPDTNSWLLRATIPIAKRCITAVSLNNLIYVAGGLTKAIYCYDPVEDYWMHVQNTFSRQENCGMSVCNGKIYILGGRRENGEATDTILCYDPATGIITGVAAMPRPVSYHGCVTIHRYNEKGFKL